The following coding sequences lie in one [Chlorobium] sp. 445 genomic window:
- a CDS encoding 30S ribosomal protein S11: MATEKTATTKRKKKVAATTEGIAHIKATFNNILVTITDMAGNTISWSTAGRNGFKGSKKNTPYAAQVTVEAAAKEAIDHGVRKVDVLIKGPGSGRDAAIRSLQVAGLEVRSIRDITPLPHNGCRPPKRRRV; this comes from the coding sequence ATGGCAACCGAAAAGACAGCAACAACTAAACGCAAAAAGAAAGTCGCTGCAACAACAGAAGGCATTGCGCACATCAAAGCGACGTTTAACAACATCCTTGTAACCATCACCGATATGGCTGGTAACACGATTTCGTGGTCGACAGCGGGAAGAAATGGGTTCAAGGGTTCAAAGAAAAATACGCCTTATGCGGCACAGGTTACGGTTGAAGCCGCTGCCAAAGAAGCCATAGACCACGGTGTGCGTAAGGTCGATGTGCTCATCAAGGGTCCGGGGTCAGGGCGTGATGCAGCGATTCGGTCGCTACAAGTCGCCGGCTTGGAAGTGCGCTCTATCCGTGATATTACCCCGCTGCCGCACAACGGTTGCCGTCCGCCAAAACGCAGAAGAGTCTAA
- a CDS encoding preprotein translocase subunit SecY: MKLIDSIRNISKIPELRDRILYTVGLLVVYRIGSHITIPGVDASAVADAGQGPTNDLFGLFDLFVGGAFKRASVFALGIMPYISASIIIQLLGAVTPYFQKLQKEGEEGRKKITQLTRYGTVLVAMLQAWGVSVSLSSPSSFGQPIVPDPGFFFTLSTIITLTAATIFTMWLGERITERGIGNGISLIIMIGILARFPQALVGEWQLVASGSKNLIVEIIVLGFMLLIVAGVVFLTVGTRRIPVQYARRVVGRKVYGGTTQYIPMRVITAGVMPIIFAQSIMFIPSTIVSFFPESETMQSVSAFISYDSWGYAIIFGILIVFFTYFYTAIAFNPKDVADTMQKQGGFIPGVRPGKPTSEFIDNILTRITLPGAIALAIIAILPTLLTKFGNVTPGFAQFFGGTSLLIIVGVALDTLQQIESHLLMRHYDGFMKSGKLKGRSVPA, encoded by the coding sequence ATGAAACTCATTGACAGCATCAGAAATATCAGCAAAATTCCTGAGCTCAGAGATAGAATTCTCTACACAGTAGGGTTGTTAGTGGTCTATCGCATTGGCTCACATATCACTATCCCAGGTGTGGATGCCTCCGCCGTCGCTGACGCTGGACAAGGACCAACCAATGACCTCTTCGGGCTGTTTGATCTCTTCGTAGGAGGTGCCTTCAAGCGTGCGTCGGTGTTTGCGTTGGGAATTATGCCCTACATTTCAGCCTCTATTATCATTCAGTTGCTCGGCGCCGTAACGCCATACTTCCAAAAGTTACAGAAAGAAGGCGAAGAAGGACGAAAGAAAATCACGCAGCTTACGCGTTACGGAACGGTCTTGGTAGCTATGCTACAAGCATGGGGAGTCAGTGTAAGTCTTTCAAGTCCATCGTCATTCGGGCAGCCTATTGTGCCAGACCCCGGCTTCTTCTTCACACTGTCCACGATTATCACCCTTACAGCGGCAACCATTTTCACAATGTGGCTCGGTGAACGAATCACAGAGCGTGGGATTGGCAACGGTATTTCGCTCATCATCATGATTGGTATCTTAGCACGCTTCCCGCAAGCGTTAGTGGGTGAGTGGCAGTTGGTGGCATCAGGCAGCAAGAATTTGATTGTAGAAATCATTGTGCTTGGCTTCATGCTGCTCATCGTGGCAGGCGTAGTGTTTTTGACCGTCGGCACTCGCCGAATTCCAGTGCAGTACGCACGACGAGTGGTAGGACGAAAGGTCTATGGTGGAACGACACAATACATTCCAATGCGTGTCATCACTGCAGGCGTGATGCCAATCATCTTTGCACAGTCCATTATGTTTATTCCAAGTACAATCGTCTCATTCTTCCCAGAAAGCGAAACTATGCAAAGTGTGAGTGCGTTTATTTCCTACGACTCATGGGGCTATGCTATCATCTTTGGTATCTTGATTGTCTTCTTTACCTATTTCTACACTGCCATTGCGTTTAATCCAAAAGATGTGGCGGATACAATGCAGAAACAAGGTGGCTTTATTCCGGGCGTACGTCCGGGAAAACCAACATCTGAATTCATTGACAACATTCTTACACGAATCACACTGCCTGGGGCAATTGCACTAGCTATCATTGCTATTCTGCCGACTTTGCTCACAAAGTTTGGCAATGTAACACCCGGTTTTGCACAGTTCTTCGGAGGCACAAGTTTGCTGATTATTGTTGGGGTTGCACTCGATACCTTACAACAAATCGAGAGCCATCTTTTGATGCGCCATTACGACGGCTTTATGAAATCAGGTAAGCTCAAAGGTCGTAGTGTTCCTGCATAA
- a CDS encoding translation initiation factor IF-1 gives MAKEEAIEIDGVILEALPNASFKVRLENNLEILAHVSGKMRMNFIKILPGDRVRVQVSPYDFSKGRITYRFK, from the coding sequence ATGGCGAAGGAAGAAGCGATTGAAATTGACGGCGTAATTCTTGAGGCCTTGCCGAATGCAAGTTTCAAGGTCAGGCTAGAGAACAACCTTGAAATTTTAGCGCATGTTTCTGGCAAGATGAGAATGAATTTTATCAAGATTTTGCCGGGCGACCGCGTGCGTGTGCAAGTCTCACCGTACGACTTTAGTAAAGGTCGCATTACTTATCGGTTTAAGTAG
- a CDS encoding 30S ribosomal protein S13, which translates to MRVAGVDLPRNKRAVIGLTYIYGIGRTSASKILAKAGISEDKRIGELTDDEANAIRNIIASEYKVEGQARSEQQLAIKRLMDIGCYRGLRHRRGLPVRGQRTRTNARTRKGKRKTVAGKKKAAAKK; encoded by the coding sequence ATGAGAGTTGCAGGTGTAGACCTTCCAAGAAACAAGCGGGCGGTCATTGGGCTGACTTACATCTACGGTATTGGTAGAACTTCCGCGAGTAAAATTTTAGCGAAAGCAGGTATTAGCGAAGATAAGCGCATTGGGGAACTCACAGACGATGAAGCAAATGCAATTCGCAATATCATTGCGTCCGAGTACAAAGTCGAAGGACAAGCACGCAGTGAACAACAGCTTGCGATCAAGCGGCTAATGGATATTGGCTGCTATCGTGGCTTGCGGCATCGTCGTGGCTTGCCTGTAAGAGGGCAACGCACGCGAACCAACGCCAGAACGCGTAAAGGCAAGCGCAAGACTGTGGCAGGTAAGAAGAAAGCTGCTGCAAAGAAGTAA
- a CDS encoding 50S ribosomal protein L36, whose amino-acid sequence MKVYSAVKKRCESCKIIRRKGKILVICKKNPNHKQRQG is encoded by the coding sequence ATGAAAGTCTATTCAGCAGTCAAAAAACGCTGTGAGTCCTGCAAAATTATTCGTAGGAAGGGCAAAATTCTGGTAATTTGCAAGAAAAATCCCAATCACAAACAGCGTCAAGGATAA
- a CDS encoding 30S ribosomal protein S4 has protein sequence MARYLGSTAKVSRRLGVAIVPKDEKYLDRRPYPPGQHGQNKKGKISEYAVQLREKQKMKYIYGVLERQFRLYFAKASRMKGVTGDNLVKMLESRLDNVVYRAGFAVSRPAARQLVSHCHLLVNGKKVNIPSYQLRPGDVVEFRAKSKNMEVVRSALNKKPDSQIPQWIQVDKANLKVTFLNAPERSEVQEPFNEQLVVELYSK, from the coding sequence ATGGCAAGGTATTTAGGTTCAACGGCAAAAGTCTCAAGACGGCTCGGTGTTGCTATCGTGCCGAAAGATGAGAAGTATTTAGACCGTAGACCGTATCCACCGGGACAACATGGACAGAACAAAAAAGGTAAAATTTCAGAATACGCCGTTCAGCTTCGAGAAAAGCAAAAGATGAAGTACATCTATGGCGTGCTGGAGCGTCAATTTCGGCTTTACTTTGCGAAAGCCTCGCGCATGAAGGGCGTTACAGGTGATAACCTTGTCAAGATGCTGGAATCACGCTTGGATAACGTGGTCTATCGCGCTGGTTTTGCTGTAAGCCGCCCGGCAGCACGACAGTTGGTCTCGCATTGTCATTTGCTCGTCAATGGCAAGAAAGTCAATATCCCATCGTATCAACTGCGTCCGGGAGATGTGGTAGAGTTTCGAGCAAAAAGCAAAAACATGGAAGTGGTGCGCAGCGCGCTAAACAAAAAGCCGGACTCGCAGATTCCACAATGGATTCAAGTCGATAAGGCAAACCTGAAAGTAACCTTTCTGAATGCGCCTGAACGCAGTGAGGTGCAAGAACCCTTTAACGAGCAGCTGGTGGTAGAACTCTACTCTAAGTAA
- a CDS encoding DNA-directed RNA polymerase subunit alpha, with protein MIQQMQMPERLELDESTFTNQYGRFIAQPLERGYGVTIGNMMRRVLLSSLPGTAITGIKIDGVLHEFSTIEGVKEDVPDIVLNLKQVRFRSISKRNAMVSLTLKGPKDFVAGDIVSPEADFEVLNPDLHIATITKNITLKIDLYIGRGRGYVPAEENNTEGMPLGFIAMDSIFTPIRNVRYSVENTRVGQRTDYEKLILEVQTDGSIQPDEALSVAGKIIADHVSLFTKFAPITEEETMEQDVQQDDAEFERIRTLLMTRMEDIELSVRSHNCLRSAEIETLGQLVSKHEEELLKFKNFGKKSLAELKELVESKGLHFGMDVSKYRLNEK; from the coding sequence ATGATTCAACAGATGCAAATGCCCGAGCGGCTCGAGTTAGACGAATCAACTTTTACTAACCAGTATGGACGCTTTATTGCGCAACCGCTTGAGCGCGGCTATGGCGTTACGATTGGCAATATGATGCGTCGCGTCCTGCTGTCGTCGCTGCCGGGCACCGCTATCACAGGTATCAAAATCGACGGTGTCTTGCACGAATTTTCTACCATAGAAGGGGTTAAAGAAGATGTGCCCGATATTGTTCTCAATCTCAAACAAGTACGCTTCCGCTCAATTAGTAAGCGTAACGCAATGGTGTCTTTAACGCTCAAAGGTCCAAAAGATTTCGTTGCTGGCGATATTGTAAGCCCAGAAGCGGACTTTGAGGTCTTGAATCCAGATTTACACATTGCAACGATTACGAAAAATATCACGCTGAAAATTGATCTCTACATTGGGCGAGGGCGTGGCTATGTGCCTGCAGAAGAAAATAATACCGAGGGCATGCCACTAGGTTTTATTGCTATGGATTCAATTTTTACACCGATTCGCAATGTAAGATACAGCGTTGAAAATACGCGCGTCGGTCAGCGTACAGACTACGAGAAACTTATTTTAGAGGTTCAAACCGATGGGTCAATCCAACCCGATGAAGCACTTAGTGTAGCAGGAAAAATCATTGCCGACCATGTAAGTCTTTTCACGAAGTTTGCGCCCATCACCGAAGAAGAGACCATGGAGCAAGATGTACAGCAAGATGATGCAGAGTTTGAGCGCATCAGAACGCTGCTCATGACACGAATGGAAGACATTGAGCTTTCCGTGCGCTCTCACAACTGCTTGCGTTCGGCGGAAATTGAAACACTCGGGCAATTGGTAAGCAAGCATGAAGAGGAACTTCTGAAGTTCAAGAACTTTGGCAAGAAATCACTGGCTGAACTTAAAGAGCTTGTAGAATCAAAAGGATTGCACTTCGGAATGGATGTCTCTAAGTATCGCTTGAACGAAAAGTAA
- a CDS encoding 50S ribosomal protein L17 — protein MRKQISLRKLGRTASHRRALMANLCTQLILHKRIQTTEAKAKEMRRYIEPLITRAKESTTHAQREVFKFIRDKKAIKELFGEIANKVADRPGGYTRVIKMVPRYGDAAKMAMIELVDYSEAPTEKRRQRQDREKRVRGSKEARSKEAQSKEAQDKTAAAS, from the coding sequence ATGCGAAAACAAATTTCACTGCGTAAGCTCGGACGCACGGCAAGTCATCGCCGCGCATTGATGGCAAACCTCTGTACCCAACTCATTTTGCACAAGCGCATTCAAACCACAGAAGCTAAAGCAAAAGAAATGCGTCGCTACATTGAACCGCTGATTACGCGAGCAAAAGAAAGTACAACGCATGCACAGCGTGAAGTCTTTAAGTTCATTCGCGATAAAAAAGCCATCAAGGAACTCTTTGGAGAAATTGCTAATAAAGTGGCAGACCGCCCAGGCGGATACACACGCGTCATTAAGATGGTGCCCCGCTACGGCGATGCGGCAAAAATGGCAATGATTGAACTGGTCGATTACAGTGAAGCGCCAACCGAAAAACGCCGTCAGCGTCAAGATCGTGAGAAGCGCGTGAGAGGCTCAAAAGAAGCGCGAAGCAAAGAAGCGCAAAGTAAAGAAGCCCAAGACAAGACCGCAGCGGCAAGCTAG
- the map gene encoding type I methionyl aminopeptidase, translating to MVTARSEREIEFMRESGRIVAETLDMLADEIREGITTKRLDELAEEYIRSQDAIPSFLGYVPKGARGVKPYPATLCTSINEEVVHGIPSPKRVLKDGDVISVDCGAYKNGYHADAARTFLVGNVKPEVVKLVKVTEECLERGIKEAVVGKRLYDISAAIQEYAESFGYGVIENMVGHGIGTRLHEEPPVPNIGKRNTGVFLREGMCLAIEPMINLGKSRKSIIASDTWTAITADKKPAAHFEHTVVVRKGKAEILTYSRKQKPALEKEMKKIEAV from the coding sequence ATGGTAACGGCAAGAAGTGAGCGCGAAATTGAATTCATGAGAGAAAGCGGACGCATTGTGGCAGAAACATTAGATATGCTAGCCGATGAAATCCGAGAAGGCATAACAACCAAACGGCTCGATGAACTGGCTGAAGAGTACATTCGCTCTCAGGACGCCATCCCAAGTTTTTTAGGCTATGTACCAAAAGGTGCCCGTGGCGTAAAGCCCTACCCTGCAACACTCTGCACCTCCATCAATGAAGAAGTTGTGCATGGAATTCCAAGTCCAAAGCGCGTATTGAAAGATGGTGATGTGATTTCCGTGGACTGCGGCGCCTACAAGAACGGTTATCATGCCGATGCAGCACGCACGTTTCTTGTTGGTAATGTCAAACCCGAAGTAGTAAAACTGGTGAAAGTGACAGAAGAGTGCTTGGAGCGCGGCATTAAAGAGGCGGTGGTCGGAAAGCGTCTGTATGACATTTCAGCCGCCATTCAAGAGTATGCAGAGAGCTTCGGCTATGGTGTCATTGAAAACATGGTAGGACATGGCATCGGCACACGCCTGCATGAAGAGCCGCCAGTGCCAAACATCGGCAAGCGCAATACGGGCGTTTTCCTGCGAGAAGGCATGTGTCTGGCAATTGAACCCATGATTAACTTAGGTAAATCACGTAAGTCAATCATTGCATCAGATACTTGGACGGCAATTACTGCTGATAAAAAGCCCGCAGCACATTTTGAGCACACAGTGGTCGTGCGTAAAGGTAAAGCTGAAATTTTAACATATTCGCGCAAGCAAAAGCCTGCGCTAGAAAAAGAAATGAAGAAAATCGAGGCAGTTTAG